The Cryptosporangium aurantiacum genome has a window encoding:
- a CDS encoding mycofactocin-coupled SDR family oxidoreductase, translated as MAGRMEGKVAFVTGAARGQGRSHAVRLAEEGADIVAVDICAQLESVPYAMASEADLAETARLVEALDRRVVTRVADVRERAQLVAAVEAGVAELGHLDVVVANAGISPIGTSVPTIGWFDTVSTNLVGVINTLEAAFPHLGAGASIVVTGSMAAFMAGSVDSAGPGGAGYSHAKKAVARLVHDLALTLAPLSIRVNAVHPGNIATPMLLNDMMYKVFRPDLEHPTREDAEPAFGSMHKLPVNTLDPVDISEAVLYLASDAARYVTGQQLKVDAGALLPATTANAPG; from the coding sequence ATGGCCGGGAGAATGGAAGGCAAAGTCGCCTTCGTGACGGGGGCAGCGCGCGGACAGGGCCGCAGCCATGCGGTGCGGCTGGCGGAGGAGGGCGCGGACATCGTCGCGGTCGACATCTGCGCCCAGCTCGAGTCGGTGCCGTACGCGATGGCGTCCGAGGCGGACCTGGCGGAGACCGCCCGGCTGGTCGAAGCGCTCGACCGGCGCGTGGTGACCCGGGTCGCCGACGTCCGGGAGCGCGCCCAGCTGGTGGCTGCGGTCGAGGCCGGCGTCGCCGAGCTGGGCCACCTCGACGTCGTCGTCGCGAACGCGGGCATCAGCCCGATCGGCACGTCGGTGCCCACGATCGGGTGGTTCGACACCGTGTCGACCAACCTGGTCGGCGTGATCAACACGCTCGAGGCGGCGTTCCCGCACCTGGGCGCCGGTGCGTCGATCGTCGTCACCGGCTCGATGGCCGCGTTCATGGCCGGCTCGGTCGACTCGGCGGGCCCCGGCGGTGCCGGCTACTCGCACGCCAAGAAGGCCGTCGCCCGCCTGGTGCACGACCTGGCGCTAACGCTGGCGCCGCTGTCGATCCGGGTCAACGCGGTGCACCCGGGCAACATCGCGACGCCGATGCTGCTCAACGACATGATGTACAAGGTGTTCCGGCCCGACCTGGAGCACCCGACCCGCGAGGACGCCGAGCCCGCGTTCGGCTCGATGCACAAGCTTCCGGTGAACACGCTCGACCCGGTCGACATCAGCGAGGCCGTGCTCTACCTGGCGTCCGACG
- a CDS encoding TetR/AcrR family transcriptional regulator, translating to MARVFRQQIDEGILNRAATLFARYGYAQTSVQAIADAVGMSKAGLLHYFPTKDALRDAVVAHSAALAQEVLDAVDGEPLGPARDRRVIEALADQAIARPGMVAFLVSSTATEPSTPGAERIHRTVFRAFGADPDGEPERAIRVLGALGALSIVVLAAQRVGKAIPWRSHVIATSFDALGHRI from the coding sequence GTGGCGAGAGTTTTCCGGCAGCAGATCGACGAAGGCATCCTCAACCGCGCGGCGACGCTGTTCGCCCGGTACGGCTACGCGCAGACCTCGGTGCAGGCCATCGCCGACGCGGTCGGCATGTCCAAGGCCGGCTTGCTGCACTACTTCCCGACGAAGGACGCGCTGCGGGACGCCGTCGTCGCGCACAGTGCGGCGCTCGCCCAGGAGGTGCTCGACGCGGTCGACGGCGAGCCGCTGGGACCCGCCCGCGACCGCCGGGTCATCGAGGCGCTGGCCGACCAGGCCATCGCCCGGCCCGGCATGGTCGCGTTCCTGGTCAGCTCCACGGCCACCGAGCCGTCGACGCCCGGCGCCGAGCGCATCCACCGCACAGTGTTCCGCGCGTTCGGTGCCGACCCCGACGGGGAGCCCGAGCGCGCGATCCGGGTGCTCGGCGCGCTCGGCGCGCTCTCGATCGTCGTACTGGCCGCTCAGCGCGTCGGCAAGGCGATCCCGTGGCGGTCACACGTCATCGCCACCAGCTTTGACGCCCTGGGGCACCGCATCTGA